One Mya arenaria isolate MELC-2E11 chromosome 7, ASM2691426v1 genomic window carries:
- the LOC128241250 gene encoding uncharacterized protein LOC128241250, producing the protein MASTGYPGNELESDSFTTAYSSSPHTVHHRIQLTTAYSSKPHTVHHRIQLTTAYGSPTHTVHHRIQFTTAYSSPQHTVHHRIQFNTAYSSSSHTVHHRIQFTTAYSSPPQTVCHRIQFTTAYSSPPHTAHHSIQFTTAYSSTPHTVRHRIQLTTAYSSPPHTVHHRKQFVTAYSSPPHTVHHRIQFVTAYNSPPHTVHHRIQFVTAYSSPPYAVRHRIQFTTAYSLSPHTFTTAYSPPTPTLRHLMQFTTANSSSPHTVHHRIQFTTAYSSPPHKVHHRIQFTTAYSSPPHKVHHRIKFTAAYSSPPHTAHHSIQFTTAYSSPPHKVHHRIKFTAAYSSPPHTAHHSIQLTTAYSSPPHKVHHRIKFTAAYSSPQHKVHRRIQFTTAYSSPPHKVHHRIKFTAAYSSPQHKVHHRIKFTTAYSSPPHTVRHRIKFTTA; encoded by the exons ATGGCCAGTACTGGTTACCCAGGAAACgaactcgagagtgattct TTCACTACCGCATACAGTTCGTCACCGCATACAGTTCACCACCGCATACAGCTCACCACCGCATACAGTTCAAAACCGCATACAGTTCACCACCGCATACAGCTCACCACAGCATACGGTTCACCAACGCATACAGTTCACCACCGCATACAGTTCACCACCGCATACAGCTCACCACAGCATACAGTTCACCACCGCATACAGTTCAACACCGCATACAGTTCGTCATCGCATACAGTTCACCACCGCATACAGTTCACCACCGCATACAGTTCACCACCGCAAACAGTTTGTCACCGCATACAGTTCACCACCGCATACAGTTCACCACCGCATACAGCTCACCACAGCATACAGTTCACCACCGCATACAGTTCAACACCGCATACAGTTCGTCATCGCATACAGTTGACCACCGCATACAGTTCACCACCGCATACAGTTCACCACCGCAAACAGTTTGTCACCGCATACAGTTCACCACCGCATACAGTTCACCACCGCATACAGTTTGTCACCGCATACAATTCACCACCGCATACAGTTCACCACCGCATACAGTTTGTTACCGCATACAGTTCGCCACCGTATGCAGTTCGTCACCGCATACAGTTCACCACCGCATACAGTTTGTCACCGCATACA TTCACCACCGCATACAGTCCGCCAACGCCTACTCTTCGTCACCTCATGCAGTTCACTACCGCAAACAGTTCGTCACCGCATACAGTTCACCACCGCATACAGTTCACCACCGCATACAGTTCACCACCGCATAAAGTTCACCACCGCATACAGTTCACCACCGCATACAGTTCGCCACCGCATAAAGTTCACCACCGCATAAAGTTCACCGCCGCATACAGTTCACCACCGCATACAGCTCACCACAGCATACAGTTCACCACCGCATACAGTTCGCCACCGCATAAAGTTCACCACCGCATAAAGTTCACCGCCGCATACAGTTCACCACCGCATACAGCTCACCACAGCATACAGCTCACCACAGCATACAGTTCGCCACCGCATAAAGTTCACCACCGCATAAAGTTCACCGCCGCATACAGTTCACCACAGCATAAAGTTCACCGCCGCATACAGTTCACCACCGCATACAGTTCACCGCCGCATAAAGTTCACCACCGCATAAAGTTCACCGCCGCATACAGTTCACCACAGCATAAAGTTCACCACCGCATAAAGTTCACCACCGCATACAGTTCACCGCCGCATACAGTTCGCCACCGCATAAAGTTCACCACCGCATAA